The following proteins are co-located in the Halictus rubicundus isolate RS-2024b chromosome 1, iyHalRubi1_principal, whole genome shotgun sequence genome:
- the LOC143355653 gene encoding uncharacterized protein LOC143355653, with product MQKYNAITVLNLPDCRINAFGVMQIAEMLTNIGCLRDLNLDMNPNAQENFHLLCQPAGKLQFLTLRHCQISDEGAKKIANELQYRDPPNGPKLISLSLSNNRITCNGAAYLGSMLRTNRSLRSLSLVANRICDDGAWLIIRELKITTLTHEEVVDLRRRKFEELAIAEELLSKQSNDSVEEALKKNNKSRLVRNSSRRSKKSSIDMSMQGLRTGSVVRDLESAQKKKVPEDCEKNHPFRTECYPINGMLVSIGNLCLQYLDLSYNYLTKYTLRDLIKCLYYQNFLLLGDTSTGLLHVVLEGGNFETEDEANWTVLEELLENRRNGGAISNEAFQDFVPPESEILREKIKASENGADNSSKN from the exons ATGCAGAAGTACAACGCCATCACGGTTCTCAA TCTGCCAGATTGTCGCATAAACGCGTTCGGCGTGATGCAGATCGCAGAGATGTTGACGAACATCGGATGTCTTCGGGATCTGAATCTCGACATGAATCCGAACGCTCAGGAGAACTTCCATCTGCTTTGTCAGCCTGCTGGAAA ATTGCAATTCCTGACACTGAGACACTGCCAAATATCCGACGAGGGAGCGAAAAAGATCGCAAACGAATTGCAATATCGAGATCCGCCGAACGGCCCTAAATTAATTAGTCTGAGCTTGTCGAACAACCGTATCACGTGCAACGGAGCAGCTTACCTGGGCTCCATGCTTCGTACCAACAG GTCTTTGAGGAGTCTCAGCTTAGTTGCGAACAGAATATGCGACGACGGTGCATGGTTAATAATTAGGGAACTTAAGAT AACAACGTTGACACACGAGGAGGTCGTGGATCTTCGTCGCAGGAAATTCGAGGAATTAGCGATAGCCGAAGAATTGTTATCTAAACAATCTAATGATTCCGTAGAAGAAGCATTAAAAAAGAACAATAAATCACGATTGGTTCGAAATTCATCCAGGCGATCCAAAAAAT CTAGCATAGATATGTCGATGCAAGGTCTGAGGACAGGAAGCGTTGTTCGGGATCTAGAATCCGCGCAA AAAAAGAAAGTGCCCGAGGATTGCGAAAAAAATCACCCCTTCAGAACCGAATGCTACCCCATCAACGGCATGCTGGTCTCGATTGGGAACTTATGCTTGCAATACCTGGACTTAAGCT ATAATTACCTCACTAAGTACACTCTGAGAGATCTGATAAAGTGCTTGTACTATCAAAACTTCTTGCTACTCGGAGATACGAGCACGGGACTATTGCACGTCGTTCTAGAG GGAGGAAACTTTGAGACGGAGGATGAGGCGAATTGGACTGTGCTCGAGGAACTTTTGGAGAACAGAAGGAACGGCGGTGCTATATCGAACGAAGCGTTCCAGGACTTTGTGCCTCCGGAGAGCGAAATCTTGCGCGAAAAGATCAAG GCCTCTGAAAATGGCGCGGACAATTCGAGCAAGAATTGA
- the LOC143355415 gene encoding LHFPL tetraspan subfamily member 2a protein-like has protein sequence MCYVIVTGRSLLWTLLSLTALMAVLSGLITPKWLMGMPQVVKDARNGSEVYIPTVGVFNRCTRLHGRTHCGNFNVDGFATTSSVFPGCWKACYFFMALGLAVMSITVFAALIGCCVQSIGRKSIFNLAGVAQVIAGISYILGMILYPAGWGAERVQRICGPEADAFYLADCNLGWAFYSALAGVGLTFVCAVISGQAEKSTASDKVQDKMNEGKTLICLA, from the exons ATGTGCTATGTGATAGTCACTGGTCGCAGTTTGCTGTGGACGCTGCTGTCCCTGACGGCGTTGATGGCGGTCCTTTCGGGTCTGATCACCCCGAAATGGCTGATGGGGATGCCGCAGGTGGTTAAAGACGCGA GAAACGGGTCGGAGGTTTACATCCCGACAGTTGGGGTGTTCAATCGCTGCACCAGGCTCCATGGGAGAACTCACTGCGGGAATTTCAACGTGGACGGGTTCGCCACGACTTCCAGCGTGTTTCCAGGATGCTGGAAAGCCTGCTACTTCTTCATGGCCCTTGGGCTAGCGGTCATGTCGATCACGGTGTTCGCGGCTTTGATCGGATGCTGCGTACAGAGCATTGGGAGAAAGAGTATCTTCAACTTGGCCGGGGTGGCTCAGGTGATTGCAG GAATATCGTACATATTGGGGATGATTCTGTATCCTGCCGGCTGGGGAGCGGAGAGGGTGCAGAGGATTTGCGGGCCCGAGGCGGACGCTTTCTACCTCGCTGATTGCAATCTCG GTTGGGCGTTCTACAGCGCTTTGGCGGGGGTGGGACTCACCTTCGTCTGCGCGGTGATCAGCGGCCAGGCAGAGAAGTCCACGGCCAGCGACAAGGTCCAGGACAAGATGAACGAGGGCAAGACCTTGATCTGTCTCGCGTGA